The following are encoded together in the Pseudanabaena sp. FACHB-2040 genome:
- a CDS encoding AraC family transcriptional regulator: MSTQFSTSILDKASQAAPIAHHLLPVHTSEMVLTCPKGLDQLKLQKAIEYIHQHLTDEISLGSIAAHLNMSRFHFCRLFKESMGVTPYQYLLQMRIEQAKHLLLKDNSRVAEVAVETGFADQSQLSRHFKRLVGISPKQFVQQSSNPATSC, translated from the coding sequence ATGTCAACTCAATTCTCTACTTCAATTCTTGATAAAGCCAGTCAGGCTGCTCCTATAGCACATCATCTTTTACCCGTTCATACTTCTGAAATGGTTTTAACTTGCCCCAAAGGCTTAGATCAACTAAAACTGCAAAAGGCAATCGAATATATTCATCAGCACTTGACAGATGAAATATCTCTAGGATCAATTGCTGCCCATCTCAATATGAGCCGATTTCACTTCTGTCGTCTCTTTAAAGAATCTATGGGCGTCACGCCGTATCAATACCTGCTACAGATGCGGATCGAACAGGCCAAGCACCTGCTGTTGAAAGATAATTCTCGCGTTGCCGAAGTCGCAGTGGAGACAGGGTTTGCTGATCAGAGCCAGCTATCTCGTCACTTTAAGCGCCTTGTCGGAATTAGCCCAAAGCAATTTGTCCAACAATCTTCTAATCCGGCAACAAGCTGTTGA
- a CDS encoding antibiotic biosynthesis monooxygenase, translated as MAAICKTNELLTSIDLFKTASKDQQDTIAQLSNYVSRLTKTQSGCVSGSIHRSIDGERAMCYLQWQKEQYYTDFNKSQSGYKELDLLDTHLYEVAVSKPDDADLTIQPGRLLHLGEFRLLPENQPRLIALEAEIPEISLQHPDLLSVNFHRSLDGTRTMNYGFWSNFDRFDLLLKEERFKPVRDYWQGLAENEFHLYEVAGVFEQR; from the coding sequence ATGGCTGCTATTTGCAAAACCAACGAATTACTGACATCGATCGACTTGTTTAAGACGGCTTCAAAGGATCAACAAGACACCATTGCTCAGCTATCTAACTATGTATCTAGGCTGACTAAAACTCAATCAGGTTGTGTTTCTGGCAGCATTCATCGCAGCATAGATGGGGAAAGAGCAATGTGCTATCTCCAGTGGCAAAAAGAGCAATACTATACTGATTTTAATAAATCTCAATCTGGCTATAAAGAGCTTGATCTACTAGATACCCACCTCTATGAAGTAGCAGTTTCTAAACCAGATGATGCAGACTTAACTATTCAGCCCGGACGTCTGCTGCATCTAGGCGAGTTTCGTTTGCTGCCAGAGAATCAACCTCGTCTGATTGCGCTTGAAGCAGAAATTCCAGAAATTTCACTCCAACACCCTGATTTACTATCTGTTAATTTTCATCGATCGCTGGATGGTACCCGTACCATGAATTACGGATTTTGGAGTAATTTCGATCGATTTGATTTGCTTTTAAAGGAAGAGCGGTTTAAGCCTGTGCGTGACTATTGGCAAGGCTTAGCAGAAAACGAGTTTCACCTTTACGAAGTCGCGGGCGTGTTTGAGCAGCGATAA
- a CDS encoding FAD-dependent oxidoreductase → MADSILILGGGFVGLFTALHLRQLQCSCPVILVDRSWSFVFKPLLYELLSSEVKLELICPTYDELLHNSGVTFVLGAVESIDLRQKQVQLNSGLQYSYRHLVMALGSTTGYLGTPGAEDHSFPFRAPDDVFALGQHLRNRLQLAAQTTAIAGANIAPSRPRA, encoded by the coding sequence ATGGCAGACAGCATTTTGATCTTAGGCGGTGGCTTTGTTGGTTTGTTCACAGCGCTGCATCTTCGACAGCTACAGTGTTCCTGCCCAGTAATTTTGGTCGATCGCTCTTGGTCGTTTGTCTTTAAGCCATTGCTCTACGAACTTCTTAGCAGCGAGGTTAAGCTGGAGCTGATCTGTCCTACCTATGATGAGCTACTGCATAACAGCGGCGTGACGTTTGTACTTGGCGCGGTTGAGTCAATTGATCTACGTCAGAAGCAGGTGCAGCTCAACTCTGGCTTGCAGTATTCCTACCGCCATTTGGTGATGGCCTTGGGCAGCACGACCGGCTATTTAGGTACACCAGGTGCAGAAGACCATTCCTTTCCATTTCGCGCCCCAGACGATGTCTTTGCTCTAGGTCAGCATTTGCGAAACCGGCTCCAGCTAGCTGCTCAAACTACGGCGATCGCGGGAGCAAACATCGCTCCTTCCCGACCTAGGGCTTGA